One window from the genome of Leptospira johnsonii encodes:
- a CDS encoding LIC10124 family lipoprotein, giving the protein MGNNSFRNLIIFSLITSFGLTCSSVQKLNEPSKLIQEPYYKPIGDSESVFIFRESDTDYRVRKAGHEVPILAFSPIEYPKSVDKKLASYFDQEIGLVWKDIKFSNAKISPDVWKNKTGLAQELKSKDVDVLVLGSVIESETGWTFKFELKDSVDTNSYGDFELSFKRPVSTEEVGAWNQVIFWKSSDRVISLESKQTTVPVWDRKPDLTRIKEIVNSSIKGTLTVRASSGDTEILWKGKSLGNTPLTEVPIQEGIQEIQVVLKGKKPITKTIQVRAGKKSFLFQEWEEDRTLGSAKVITVPNGLSVSLDGYKQGETPFYRSNLTPGAYQLELLKESADGAYVYYEGILDVKPDRLVELALPYFGYGLLSELEFWKPSGEFGFSPFGPNALEFAKKKNLSNGWNGVYSLPFIPEELEIEGYFLLPVDHGDASVAVTFHLNGLSLGVVAGKEKVSIFQFPSDGKTLSTYKYLDVDKDIGRPFLFKTDLKNKKLYLYLGRDVVWQGDLPAGGLWTVSVLTRGEEFREKAPIKDLKILYKGYK; this is encoded by the coding sequence ATGGGGAACAATTCATTTCGTAATCTTATTATATTCTCTCTTATTACGAGTTTTGGGCTTACTTGCTCCTCGGTACAGAAGTTAAACGAACCTTCTAAGCTGATACAAGAACCGTATTACAAGCCAATAGGCGATTCCGAGAGTGTATTCATTTTTAGGGAATCCGATACCGACTATCGGGTCCGGAAAGCGGGGCATGAGGTCCCGATCTTAGCCTTTTCTCCTATCGAATATCCTAAATCGGTAGATAAGAAATTAGCATCTTATTTTGATCAAGAGATCGGTTTGGTTTGGAAAGATATCAAATTTTCGAACGCTAAAATTTCGCCAGATGTTTGGAAAAATAAAACCGGTTTAGCACAAGAACTAAAATCCAAGGATGTGGATGTTTTAGTTTTGGGGTCAGTAATCGAATCTGAAACAGGTTGGACTTTTAAATTCGAATTAAAAGACTCCGTGGATACAAATTCTTATGGAGACTTTGAACTTTCTTTTAAACGCCCGGTTTCAACGGAAGAAGTGGGTGCTTGGAATCAGGTAATCTTCTGGAAATCTTCTGACAGAGTTATTTCATTAGAATCGAAACAGACCACAGTTCCGGTTTGGGATAGAAAGCCGGACCTAACTAGAATCAAAGAAATCGTAAATTCTTCCATCAAAGGGACCTTAACAGTAAGAGCTTCCTCCGGAGACACTGAGATACTTTGGAAAGGCAAGTCGTTAGGGAACACTCCATTGACTGAGGTTCCAATCCAAGAAGGGATCCAAGAGATCCAGGTAGTCTTAAAGGGAAAAAAACCAATCACTAAGACTATTCAAGTACGAGCAGGTAAAAAAAGTTTCTTGTTCCAAGAATGGGAAGAAGATCGCACATTAGGATCTGCTAAAGTAATCACTGTGCCTAACGGACTTTCGGTTTCTTTGGACGGTTACAAGCAAGGTGAAACTCCTTTTTATCGTAGTAACTTAACTCCTGGAGCTTATCAGTTGGAGCTCCTAAAAGAAAGTGCGGACGGCGCTTATGTATATTACGAAGGGATCTTGGATGTCAAACCGGATCGTTTGGTAGAATTGGCGCTCCCTTATTTCGGATATGGATTATTGTCCGAGTTAGAATTCTGGAAGCCATCCGGAGAATTTGGATTTTCTCCTTTCGGGCCGAACGCTCTGGAATTCGCAAAAAAGAAAAACTTATCCAATGGTTGGAATGGAGTGTATTCTCTTCCATTCATTCCGGAAGAATTAGAGATAGAAGGTTACTTCTTACTTCCAGTTGATCATGGGGATGCTTCCGTAGCGGTGACATTCCACTTGAACGGTCTTTCTCTGGGAGTAGTGGCAGGAAAGGAGAAGGTTTCCATCTTCCAATTTCCTTCTGATGGAAAAACACTCAGCACTTATAAATATCTGGATGTGGACAAGGACATTGGCCGACCATTCCTATTCAAAACGGATTTAAAGAATAAAAAATTATACTTATACTTAGGTAGGGATGTGGTTTGGCAGGGAGATTTGCCTGCGGGAGGACTCTGGACTGTTTCCGTTTTGACCAGAGGAGAAGAGTTTAGGGAAAAAGCTCCCATCAAAGATCTGAAGATTCTCTATAAGGGATACAAGTGA
- a CDS encoding sensor histidine kinase, with amino-acid sequence MKIIRKFGPIFGLVLAAFLLQSALIFGLDFRSLDPDRTVVLLISLPFTNLAAVFVWIWFNEFGPAWNLSSALSKLTDQEYVKYLSSLDKFKSDLIATNITESVCDKILKFLPSIINASRAKIYLWREDLGKFSPYPRDTGEDHFYIFDPFLLWITEHDKIFYSEEFVDNVKLQQIKEHALSFAAKTKADLLVPFILNKSLLGMLVLGPKNDGRRYNASELEKLNEMRSVSVMSLSNSIFYERLIELTETLEEKVRHRTQELESAQSQLIMSEKMASLGTMVAGIAHEINTPAGVINGSADNLESNMNYIVKNVFEIVRFARNKKLRKSFEVALLHILRDRKKSQVMESKDKFRIKRELKEEMVEMGIEVSLAGEVASFIIENDIMEVRKYIMEILVQGAKPGYEMLKHASNTNRNIKNIKYSIKNIVRIVKALKYYSHLDQSKSFTSADLIEGIENTLVIMNNQLKYGVEVKKNFSTIPKVICNPDELNQVWTNLIQNANQAIRGQGTIELSAYSTGDTVTIEVQDDGPGIDSSIKDRIWDPFFTTKDQGEGSGLGLGIVKGIVEKHKGKISVESVPGKTVFKVELPLRPPQPNAETNLEKPAV; translated from the coding sequence ATGAAAATCATACGCAAATTCGGACCAATATTCGGTCTTGTTTTAGCCGCATTCCTTCTGCAATCGGCGCTCATATTCGGTTTGGATTTCAGATCCTTGGATCCGGATCGTACAGTTGTGCTTCTCATTAGTTTGCCTTTTACTAACTTGGCCGCTGTTTTTGTTTGGATCTGGTTCAATGAGTTTGGACCAGCATGGAACTTATCATCCGCGCTTTCCAAACTTACGGACCAAGAGTATGTAAAATACCTTTCTTCGTTAGATAAATTCAAAAGTGATCTGATTGCAACCAACATCACGGAAAGTGTATGTGATAAAATCCTAAAATTTCTCCCAAGTATCATCAATGCAAGCAGAGCCAAAATTTACTTATGGAGAGAAGATCTTGGAAAATTCTCCCCATATCCGAGAGACACGGGAGAAGACCATTTCTATATCTTTGATCCCTTCCTTTTATGGATCACAGAACACGATAAAATTTTTTATTCCGAAGAATTTGTAGATAACGTAAAATTACAACAGATCAAAGAACATGCGCTTTCTTTCGCTGCAAAGACAAAAGCGGATCTTCTTGTTCCTTTTATTTTAAACAAAAGTCTCCTAGGGATGCTCGTCTTAGGACCTAAGAATGATGGAAGAAGGTACAATGCTTCGGAACTGGAAAAACTGAACGAGATGCGATCCGTTTCAGTGATGTCACTTTCCAATTCTATTTTTTACGAAAGACTAATAGAGCTTACGGAAACACTTGAAGAAAAGGTGCGGCATAGGACCCAAGAATTGGAGAGTGCACAATCCCAATTGATCATGTCAGAAAAAATGGCTTCTTTAGGAACCATGGTTGCAGGAATCGCTCACGAGATCAATACTCCGGCTGGGGTCATCAACGGTTCTGCGGATAATCTGGAATCGAATATGAATTATATCGTAAAGAATGTATTCGAAATAGTCAGATTCGCAAGAAATAAGAAGTTAAGAAAATCATTTGAAGTTGCACTTCTCCATATTTTACGAGACCGGAAAAAAAGCCAGGTCATGGAATCTAAAGACAAGTTCCGGATCAAAAGGGAACTGAAAGAGGAAATGGTCGAAATGGGGATAGAAGTTTCCCTAGCCGGAGAAGTGGCCTCTTTCATTATCGAAAACGATATCATGGAAGTGAGAAAGTACATTATGGAAATTTTGGTCCAAGGAGCAAAACCTGGATACGAAATGCTAAAACATGCATCCAACACAAATCGGAATATTAAAAATATAAAATATTCTATCAAAAATATAGTTCGGATCGTAAAAGCTTTAAAATATTATTCTCACCTGGACCAAAGCAAATCTTTCACCAGCGCAGATCTGATAGAAGGTATCGAAAATACTTTGGTGATCATGAATAACCAACTCAAGTATGGGGTAGAAGTGAAAAAGAATTTCTCTACTATTCCAAAGGTTATATGCAATCCTGACGAATTAAATCAGGTCTGGACGAATCTCATTCAGAATGCAAACCAGGCAATCCGAGGCCAAGGCACGATAGAATTATCAGCATATTCTACTGGTGATACAGTTACGATAGAAGTGCAAGACGACGGTCCGGGAATTGATTCTTCTATCAAGGACAGGATCTGGGATCCATTCTTCACAACAAAAGACCAGGGAGAAGGTTCGGGACTCGGCCTTGGGATCGTAAAAGGAATCGTGGAAAAACATAAAGGAAAGATCTCAGTGGAATCCGTGCCGGGAAAAACCGTATTTAAAGTAGAATTGCCGCTTAGACCTCCTCAGCCAAATGCGGAAACAAATCTAGAAAAACCTGCCGTATGA
- a CDS encoding DUF885 domain-containing protein, whose translation MLKKILIISLSAIGVILLFLGILVWHTINFRPITLSLYYEKIFWENVLDDPETLTSLRILDSWGITSHNYKWSDSSPEKEMERADKAKRDLETLKTYDPSGLSGEDKIYYKALEWDLELAADNEKYIYNSYPVNQLFGVQNHIPSFLATSHMIEDYEDVESYISRLKGISEKLDQVIRGLEIRQSNGVIPPDFILRRVLDELRNFRVKNPEENILYVSLRKKLEKNDEILSEQKTSSLAEVKKILESSVYPAYSKLQNFLEHQLKSADSKAGVWKLPNGEKFYEHTLKFHTTTNLSSEDVHSIGLSEVARIQTEMRSILENSGIKVSNLQATMKQLREKPEFQFPNTPEGKEKVLEVYKEILKESIERSKPIFPSWPRAKVQVERIPEFKEAGAPGAYYEEPSLDGKRPGVFYANLRDLKEIPKFGMNTLTYHETIPGHHLQIAWSQELTSAPRKLRTTHFTAFVEGWALYAERLAKDYNFYADPYVDLGRLQAELFRAVRLVVDTGIHYKRWSREDAIRYMTDNTGMAPKEVSAEIERYIVYPGQACSYKIGMISFLKMREDWKSVKGEAFDIKEYHGFVLGKGSLPLEILEKASKEELGLIPKN comes from the coding sequence ATGCTGAAGAAGATCCTGATCATTTCTCTATCCGCCATTGGCGTAATTTTACTTTTTCTTGGAATTTTAGTTTGGCACACGATCAATTTCAGACCGATCACATTAAGTTTATATTATGAAAAAATCTTTTGGGAGAATGTTCTGGACGATCCGGAAACTTTAACGTCTCTCAGAATTCTGGATTCATGGGGAATCACTTCTCATAATTACAAATGGTCGGATTCTTCTCCTGAAAAGGAAATGGAAAGAGCGGACAAAGCAAAGAGAGATCTAGAAACTCTTAAGACTTACGATCCTTCAGGGTTAAGCGGAGAAGATAAGATCTATTATAAGGCTCTAGAATGGGATCTGGAACTTGCGGCCGATAATGAAAAATACATTTATAATTCTTATCCGGTAAACCAGCTCTTCGGAGTTCAGAATCATATACCTTCCTTTTTAGCAACTTCTCATATGATAGAAGATTACGAAGATGTAGAATCATATATTTCCAGACTGAAAGGTATTTCTGAAAAATTGGACCAAGTAATTCGGGGTTTGGAGATCAGACAATCCAATGGTGTGATTCCACCCGATTTTATTTTAAGAAGGGTATTAGATGAACTAAGAAATTTCAGGGTTAAAAATCCGGAAGAGAATATTCTTTATGTAAGCCTTCGTAAAAAATTAGAGAAGAATGATGAGATCCTCTCCGAACAAAAAACTTCTTCTTTGGCGGAAGTAAAAAAGATCCTGGAGAGTTCTGTTTATCCTGCTTATTCAAAGTTGCAAAATTTTCTAGAACACCAACTTAAATCTGCGGACAGTAAAGCTGGAGTGTGGAAACTTCCCAACGGTGAAAAGTTTTACGAGCATACTTTAAAGTTCCATACTACTACAAATCTTTCTTCCGAAGATGTCCATTCTATCGGGCTTTCCGAAGTAGCAAGAATACAAACCGAGATGAGATCGATTCTGGAAAATTCCGGGATCAAAGTTTCAAATCTACAGGCTACTATGAAGCAGTTAAGAGAAAAGCCTGAGTTCCAATTTCCGAATACTCCGGAAGGAAAGGAAAAAGTTCTAGAAGTTTATAAAGAGATCCTAAAAGAATCCATTGAAAGATCCAAACCTATTTTTCCTTCTTGGCCGAGAGCTAAAGTACAGGTAGAAAGAATTCCGGAATTTAAAGAAGCAGGGGCTCCTGGAGCATATTACGAAGAACCTAGTCTGGATGGAAAACGTCCCGGTGTATTCTACGCAAATCTTCGCGACTTAAAAGAAATCCCTAAATTCGGGATGAATACATTAACTTATCATGAAACAATCCCGGGACATCATTTGCAGATTGCTTGGTCCCAAGAATTGACTTCAGCCCCTAGAAAACTACGAACCACACATTTTACCGCATTTGTTGAGGGTTGGGCCTTGTATGCGGAACGACTTGCGAAAGATTATAATTTTTACGCAGACCCGTACGTGGACCTTGGAAGACTGCAAGCAGAATTGTTCAGAGCAGTTCGTTTGGTTGTGGATACAGGAATTCATTATAAACGTTGGAGTAGAGAGGACGCGATCCGCTATATGACTGATAATACAGGCATGGCTCCTAAAGAAGTTTCTGCAGAGATCGAAAGATATATAGTTTATCCGGGACAAGCCTGCTCCTACAAGATCGGGATGATCTCCTTCTTAAAAATGAGAGAAGATTGGAAGTCAGTAAAAGGAGAAGCTTTCGATATCAAAGAATATCACGGCTTCGTTTTAGGAAAAGGTTCTTTACCTCTGGAGATTTTAGAAAAAGCTTCTAAGGAAGAATTAGGACTGATCCCTAAAAACTAA
- a CDS encoding FecR family protein translates to MLKSKNTLILMTLLATGYLIACSPKTSSGQVKSEAVSSTAKIVWLNGDVKVQSAEGEKKAEFGQTVTAADTILTGKNGSVEIMVAESGIIKVSKETEVSIAALVGDEGTNVKVNLNYGRIVTLVRKENKNSDFSVVTPTALAGVRGTTFLTSVENPTGKKVNCAESHCDVKFAVLEGSVAVSKVGEESEVILERNREITLKKNQKLTEKLILSLRPESVKEMKGLIVLKKNDVLEYNNLVDELKASSEELRILSQASTVEEVRTQLQKREATRANADEVARTAQQVNETKYVQQDVQKEKLKLNAKETF, encoded by the coding sequence ATGTTAAAAAGTAAAAACACCCTAATTCTAATGACTCTACTGGCAACCGGTTATCTGATCGCCTGTAGTCCTAAAACAAGCAGCGGCCAAGTGAAATCGGAAGCGGTATCTTCTACTGCTAAGATCGTTTGGTTGAACGGAGACGTAAAAGTCCAGTCCGCCGAAGGTGAGAAAAAAGCCGAATTCGGTCAGACAGTAACAGCTGCAGACACTATCCTTACCGGTAAGAACGGATCCGTTGAGATCATGGTTGCCGAAAGTGGCATCATCAAAGTTTCCAAAGAGACTGAAGTATCTATTGCTGCACTTGTAGGAGACGAAGGAACTAACGTTAAGGTCAATCTGAACTACGGAAGGATTGTAACCTTGGTGCGTAAGGAGAATAAAAACTCCGATTTCAGCGTAGTAACTCCTACTGCCCTTGCGGGGGTTCGTGGAACTACCTTCTTAACTTCTGTTGAAAATCCTACAGGCAAAAAAGTGAATTGTGCGGAATCTCATTGCGATGTTAAATTCGCAGTTCTGGAAGGTTCAGTTGCAGTATCCAAAGTCGGCGAAGAATCAGAAGTCATCCTGGAAAGAAACAGAGAGATCACTCTGAAGAAGAACCAAAAGTTGACCGAAAAACTGATCCTTTCCTTAAGACCTGAGTCCGTAAAAGAAATGAAAGGACTGATCGTTCTTAAGAAAAACGACGTTTTAGAATACAATAACCTGGTGGATGAACTGAAAGCATCCAGCGAAGAACTTCGCATTTTGAGCCAGGCTTCCACTGTGGAAGAAGTTCGTACCCAATTGCAGAAACGTGAAGCTACAAGAGCCAATGCGGACGAAGTAGCAAGAACTGCTCAGCAAGTGAACGAAACTAAATACGTCCAACAAGACGTTCAAAAAGAAAAGTTGAAACTGAACGCGAAAGAAACTTTCTAA
- a CDS encoding MGMT family protein — MSTKPKKKKVELKAENFYELVYKIVKKVPKGKVTSYGRIAVLIGKPRAARAVGYALNALKKGQEQKVPWQRVINSMGKISHKGDTPRAILQKKLLESEGIKFSREEVVDWKRFGWPD; from the coding sequence ATGAGCACGAAACCTAAAAAGAAAAAAGTAGAACTAAAAGCAGAGAACTTTTACGAACTAGTTTATAAAATCGTAAAGAAGGTGCCGAAAGGAAAAGTTACTAGCTACGGCAGGATCGCCGTTCTCATCGGAAAACCAAGGGCCGCGAGAGCAGTGGGCTACGCTTTAAACGCTTTAAAAAAAGGCCAAGAACAGAAGGTTCCTTGGCAAAGGGTTATTAATAGTATGGGAAAAATTTCTCATAAAGGAGATACCCCTAGAGCGATCCTTCAAAAAAAACTTTTAGAATCCGAAGGTATCAAATTTTCTAGAGAAGAGGTCGTGGATTGGAAACGATTCGGCTGGCCAGATTAA
- the hisA gene encoding 1-(5-phosphoribosyl)-5-[(5-phosphoribosylamino)methylideneamino]imidazole-4-carboxamide isomerase: MILIPAIDLLDNCAVRLFKGNYEEKTIYSTEPWKLAEGFERNGATLLHLVDLNGARNQIGINTEAISKIRKSSNLKIQLGGGIRDKEKLEYYDSIGIDRFILGTAAVNNPELLDFALKKYGEDRIVVAVDARDGIVKIAGWEVDSGVKYMDLLEKMQQAGICNIIFTDIAQDGTLAGPNLNAYKEILSRYNFQVIASGGISSLKDIMALSALGTSVPMYGVITGKALYEGKIDLAEAITSLGSD, translated from the coding sequence ATGATTTTAATTCCAGCCATTGATTTGTTGGATAATTGCGCTGTCAGATTATTCAAAGGTAACTACGAAGAAAAAACAATCTACTCCACAGAGCCTTGGAAACTTGCAGAAGGTTTCGAAAGAAACGGTGCTACCCTTTTGCATCTTGTGGACCTTAATGGTGCAAGAAACCAGATCGGGATCAATACGGAAGCTATTTCAAAAATTCGTAAATCTTCTAATTTAAAGATCCAACTAGGTGGTGGGATCAGAGATAAGGAGAAGCTAGAATATTACGATTCCATAGGCATTGATCGTTTTATCCTCGGAACTGCAGCCGTTAACAATCCGGAACTTCTGGATTTCGCTTTGAAAAAGTATGGAGAAGATCGGATCGTTGTGGCAGTGGATGCGAGAGACGGAATCGTCAAAATTGCCGGTTGGGAAGTAGACTCAGGTGTGAAGTATATGGACCTTCTCGAAAAAATGCAACAAGCAGGGATCTGTAATATTATTTTCACGGATATTGCCCAAGACGGAACCTTGGCGGGTCCAAATCTTAACGCATATAAGGAAATTTTAAGCCGATATAATTTTCAAGTAATCGCATCCGGTGGTATTTCTTCTCTGAAAGATATCATGGCATTATCCGCATTGGGGACTTCTGTTCCAATGTATGGTGTAATTACTGGAAAAGCTTTATACGAAGGTAAAATAGATCTGGCCGAAGCCATTACTAGCTTGGGCTCCGATTAA
- the rsgA gene encoding ribosome small subunit-dependent GTPase A, producing MSSSTIPVKEFFTIARVFGAFYDLYSPERGRVRAVLRGRLRNIAAKERHPFVVGDRVCAMESGGEWAIEERLSRKNELLRKSKEGDAQVLCANVDQIAVLASLKDPETKDGFLDRCLAAAYLSQVPPLIVFTKLDLVDQETAIKRSSVYKNLGYEVISVSCQTGQGLEELYSKFSSKTTYLVGNSGVGKSSLVNVLSDRELQKTSQVSLSTKKGKHTTTNSNFLVMQDNIVLIDSPGIKEWGILHLSKGEILESYPELRKYKEDCDISDCCDAGPGCKMLFSMGEATDISTERRKSLESMLASLENPFRITRRDHLKNESKS from the coding sequence ATGTCTAGTTCCACGATTCCAGTAAAGGAGTTTTTTACGATAGCAAGGGTCTTCGGGGCCTTCTATGATTTGTATTCTCCAGAAAGAGGACGAGTAAGAGCCGTACTTAGAGGAAGGCTCAGAAATATCGCCGCAAAAGAAAGGCATCCCTTTGTTGTAGGCGACAGGGTTTGTGCAATGGAATCAGGCGGAGAATGGGCAATCGAAGAAAGATTGTCCCGTAAAAATGAACTTTTACGTAAAAGTAAAGAGGGGGATGCACAGGTACTTTGTGCGAATGTGGATCAAATTGCAGTCCTCGCCTCTTTAAAAGATCCCGAAACTAAAGACGGGTTTCTAGATCGTTGTTTGGCGGCCGCATATCTGTCCCAGGTCCCTCCCCTAATTGTATTCACAAAATTAGATTTAGTGGATCAAGAAACTGCGATTAAACGTTCTTCTGTTTATAAAAATCTAGGTTATGAGGTAATCTCGGTTTCTTGCCAGACCGGCCAGGGTCTAGAAGAACTGTACTCCAAGTTTTCTTCCAAAACCACCTACTTAGTTGGAAATTCCGGAGTCGGAAAATCTAGCTTAGTAAACGTCCTATCCGATAGGGAATTGCAAAAAACTTCTCAGGTCAGTCTTTCCACTAAGAAGGGTAAACATACGACTACAAATTCAAACTTTTTGGTCATGCAAGATAATATAGTGTTAATCGATTCTCCAGGTATCAAGGAATGGGGGATCTTGCATTTGTCGAAAGGTGAGATATTAGAAAGTTACCCGGAATTGAGAAAGTATAAAGAAGATTGCGATATTTCCGACTGTTGTGACGCGGGACCTGGATGCAAAATGTTGTTTTCTATGGGAGAAGCGACCGATATAAGTACGGAAAGAAGAAAGAGCCTGGAATCTATGCTTGCAAGCTTGGAAAACCCGTTTAGAATCACACGTAGAGATCACTTAAAGAATGAAAGTAAATCCTAA
- a CDS encoding vitamin K epoxide reductase/DsbA family protein codes for MKKLSPSYILAVISGIAAFISFLLIRKYFGGETADGLAQSLCDAVSESGSCSKVSESSISAIRNVPWLGDLPIALFGFAFYGFITYLFVRSEKSPENKEGYLLLSFYILLLGLVIDLGLFSASVFYIDAICGLCAATWISTLILVVGTFLQIKGYQDKSLKKAFSILQIEGLNSYIVVLLFLAAGQIGGKSFHDSLVDGEHTGVAQIQKQLADYEKAPMVSIDLKGSSIQGDPNAPITIVKFADFNCGHCMDTSHILKRVLRDYPGLVKIVYKNFPLDANCNRLVQSPRPDASSCVAASAAICADKQNKFPAIYEGLYKNTENRIAHSPASVLSLAQQEGLDMNQFRSCLSSPAVRDQINKEVDDAAKVEIHSTPSLFINNKPIQSGTPKEAFLRALIESLIKKV; via the coding sequence ATGAAAAAACTGTCCCCTAGCTATATTCTTGCCGTAATTTCCGGTATCGCGGCGTTTATCTCGTTCTTATTGATCCGAAAATATTTCGGTGGAGAAACTGCAGACGGACTCGCACAATCACTTTGTGATGCAGTCAGTGAATCGGGTTCTTGTTCCAAGGTTTCAGAGAGCAGCATCTCTGCGATTAGAAACGTTCCATGGCTGGGAGATCTTCCGATAGCACTTTTCGGATTCGCATTTTACGGATTTATTACATACCTTTTTGTCAGATCAGAAAAGAGTCCTGAAAATAAAGAAGGTTACCTTCTTCTTTCCTTTTACATTTTGCTTTTAGGATTGGTGATCGATCTTGGATTATTCTCCGCTTCAGTATTCTATATAGATGCAATCTGCGGACTATGTGCGGCAACTTGGATCTCTACTTTGATCTTGGTTGTTGGGACCTTCTTACAAATCAAAGGCTATCAGGACAAGTCCTTGAAAAAAGCTTTTAGTATTCTCCAAATCGAAGGTTTAAATTCTTATATAGTAGTTTTGTTATTCTTGGCTGCCGGCCAGATCGGAGGAAAATCCTTCCATGATTCTTTAGTAGATGGAGAACATACCGGCGTCGCTCAGATCCAAAAGCAATTGGCTGATTATGAAAAAGCTCCGATGGTTTCTATCGATCTGAAAGGTTCCTCCATACAAGGAGATCCTAATGCTCCGATCACAATCGTGAAATTTGCAGACTTCAATTGTGGTCATTGTATGGATACTTCTCATATCCTAAAAAGAGTTTTAAGAGATTATCCGGGATTGGTAAAGATCGTTTATAAAAATTTCCCGTTGGATGCAAATTGTAACCGATTGGTGCAATCTCCTCGTCCGGATGCAAGTTCCTGTGTGGCTGCTTCCGCGGCGATCTGTGCGGATAAACAAAATAAATTCCCTGCGATCTACGAAGGACTATATAAAAATACTGAAAATCGTATCGCTCATTCTCCTGCGTCCGTATTAAGTTTAGCTCAACAAGAAGGACTGGATATGAATCAGTTCCGTTCTTGTTTGTCTTCTCCTGCGGTTCGCGATCAGATCAATAAAGAAGTAGATGACGCAGCTAAGGTTGAGATCCACAGCACACCTAGTTTATTTATTAATAATAAACCGATCCAAAGCGGAACTCCAAAAGAAGCTTTCTTAAGAGCTCTGATCGAAAGTTTGATCAAGAAAGTCTGA
- the thiD gene encoding bifunctional hydroxymethylpyrimidine kinase/phosphomethylpyrimidine kinase, whose translation MQKPVVLTIAGSDSGGGAGIQADLKTFNSTGSFGTSVITCLTAQNPDGVTGILEVDPDFLEKQLLAVLSYFPVKAIKTGMLFSESLILRIAKILKEYRSKGQTFELVLDPVMVATSGAKLLQDEAIQSLISELIPMASLVTPNLDEAKILGSAEISKIESMESEAVSLSKKLGVPVLLKGGHIKNSKEALDVLGLPNGDTFKYAKPFVEDFNPHGTGCTYSSAIASYLAQGLSLSDSIAKAREFLHAAILQSFPAGKTKTLNHDPD comes from the coding sequence ATGCAAAAGCCGGTAGTATTAACAATCGCAGGTTCAGACTCTGGGGGTGGAGCGGGAATCCAAGCGGATCTAAAAACTTTCAACTCCACCGGCTCTTTCGGAACATCCGTAATCACTTGTCTGACCGCTCAAAATCCTGACGGTGTCACAGGTATTTTAGAAGTAGATCCCGACTTTTTGGAAAAACAACTCTTAGCTGTGCTTTCTTATTTTCCTGTAAAGGCAATCAAGACCGGAATGTTATTCTCTGAAAGTTTGATCCTAAGAATTGCCAAAATCTTAAAAGAGTACAGATCGAAAGGACAAACCTTCGAATTAGTTTTAGATCCTGTGATGGTGGCCACAAGCGGTGCCAAACTTTTACAAGACGAAGCGATCCAATCTTTAATCTCAGAATTAATTCCTATGGCGAGTCTTGTTACTCCAAATCTGGATGAGGCAAAAATTTTAGGCTCAGCTGAAATTTCCAAAATCGAATCCATGGAATCGGAAGCGGTTTCTCTTTCTAAAAAATTAGGAGTGCCAGTTTTATTAAAAGGTGGCCATATCAAAAATTCTAAAGAGGCATTGGACGTATTAGGACTTCCGAATGGAGACACCTTTAAATACGCAAAACCTTTTGTAGAGGATTTTAATCCTCATGGAACAGGATGCACTTATTCTTCTGCGATCGCTTCTTATCTAGCCCAAGGACTTTCTCTTTCCGATTCCATTGCAAAGGCCAGGGAGTTCCTACATGCAGCCATCTTACAGTCTTTCCCCGCAGGAAAGACCAAGACCTTAAATCATGATCCGGATTGA